From the Sebastes umbrosus isolate fSebUmb1 chromosome 23, fSebUmb1.pri, whole genome shotgun sequence genome, the window TCTTAGTTAACTAACGAGCGACCTCACCCAGGCAGCTGATGAAACTGTGAATCTGAGTTAAACTTACGAGCGACCTTCCCCAGGCGGCAGATGAAACTGAATCTTAGTTAAACTTACGAGCGACCTCCCCCAGGCGACTGATGAAACTGTGAATCTTAGTTAAACTTATGAGCGACCCTCCTATGCGGCTGATGAAACTGTGAATCTTAGTTAAACTTATGAGCAACCCTCCTATGCGGCTGATGAAACTGTGAATCTTAGTTAACCTTACGAGCGACCTCCCCCAGGCGGCTGATGAAACTGTGAATCTTAGTTAAACTTACGAGCGACCTCCCCCAGAGAGCTGATGAGCAGTGTCTGGTAGTCGCTGAGCTGGAAGGGGATGCAGTAACACAGTACGTCCCCGTGGTGGTGTTTGATGAAATGCTTATGATCCGGGTTCGTCACGCACAACAAGTTCTTCTCCAACAGCTCCGAGCTGCCCAGCACCGAGCCGTAGTACGTGAAGGACGCCACAAACCTGACAGACCAAACACATCAGAAACTAAGTTTTCCCTTCAGGTACAAACTTCGGAATAAAAGGTATTTGTCAGATTTATTACATAATTTCAGAGTGGTTCAGAGGTCTCATTAGTTGTGGAGTGATTGTACAATATATTGTTAAAACATTAACATCAGTTATTACACgtctttgttgaatactccattctgacTTGGCTCTATTCTTTTCTCTATTTACAACATCATTAATAGAAATAGTCTATGATTTCTCCTCTATGCAGATGATACTCTGTTATATCTTCCTGTCAACACTTTTCAAAATGtccgacttcctgttgggtttacggtatacctccaagaggcttttttgtacgTCTCAACATGTTACATATACCCACCAAATTTCATACTTCTAGGTGAAACCACAATGAGGGGCTCAATTTTAGCAGTtttgtagggggcgctatggagccatTTTGCCACacacatgaaatatataaatattcacCAACTCTGATTCATGTAGTGTCATTAGTTTCTGGGCATGTTTAAACACAGCGATTTCAGTAGGGTTTCGCTGACCCCaggtcggtgctcgggccctaataatactaataataatactaatactaataataataagaataataaaggatgaggaggaagtgaGACTTTACCATGAATACCAAAGCAGGAAAGACGTCCTCCTGAACGCTGGACTGATCAGAATCCTCCAGTTTCCTCTCTGttcctgaaacacaaacaagaaGAAGACTATTAAATATTAAACGACATCCTCCGTTCATTAGAAACTGACAACAGCTGATGTAAATTAACTGAACTCACCTACATTATACTGAATTATCCTCCAttaaacactgacagctgatcagTATTATTAATAAACCTGAACGTACCAGCTcttatatatagaatatattatatataaaatataactgAACGTACtgatatatagaatatatattatatattatatagaataTAACTGAACGTACtgatatatagaatatatattatataaaatatattatatagaatATAACTGACAGCTgacatatagaatatatattctatataaaatattatatagaaTGTATATTCTAAATAATATAACTGAACTTACtgatatatagaatatatagaatatataatacaatatgaAGGTACCTGCTCTGACTCCACCAGTCGTCCTGCAGGAAGAGACACTCGGTTCATTTTAGCGATTTTCTGCAGAGTCTCAACAGCAGCCTGAATGTTTCCTGCTGACACGTTATAACGAGCTGACTCTGGAATAAACTGAGACAGGTGAAGACaggtgaggacagacagacagacaggtgaggacaggtgaggacaggtgaggacagacagacagacaggtgaggacagaCCGTCTCACCttgaagaggaagatgaggatgatACTGGGGGTGACGGAGATCCTGATCAACCACCTCCAGCCCAGAGTGGGGACCACCGACATCCCCAGAATGATGATCAGCATGGAGCCAAACATCCAGAAGACCTgagacacaaaaacagagagcatgctgggagatctcagctgatgacatcacacatcAGACAGAGCGCATGCTGGGCGATCTCAGCTGACGAcatcacagagacagagagcatgctgggagatctcagctgatgacatcacacatcAGACAGAGAGCATGCTGGGAGATCtcagctgatgacatcacacatgaCTTTATCATTAACATGTGTCAGGGCTCCAGACCGGCAGCTTTCACTCTTTTTACATCAGACATAAACATTATTCATCTTCTGTGTCCGTTTCTACCCAGATGATACAGGTTTATATTTTTCAGTCTgcagacatttaaattaataaaataaaagcagaaaattataaaaaataaagtataaaaatatactATAAATGATTATAAAATAATGAGTATTTAGACTGACCGTGGCCAGAGGCAGCAGGATGGCTCGATACTTTGCCGGGATGAACTCCGTCTTCAACACAAACCTGACACCAAcaaatcatattatattatatatggtttcataaaaacactgaaacttTAGTAATTAATAAGTATTCTTTGATGTGTAAGGGTATTAAATGAGGATATTTATCAGTTAGATCATAATAGATTCAGTGCGCTACGATGTGTTTCAtaaactgtgttttatttacagtagacGTGCACTACGATGTGTtataaaaactgttttactgACAGTAGAAGTGCACTACGATGTGTAATAtaaactgtgttttatttacagtagacGTGCACTACGATGTGTTATAtaaactgtgttttatttacagtggacGTACACTACGATGTGTTATATTAGTGTGTTATGATGAGTAGTGTGAAGGTGTATTTTTCTattgtcaccatgtaaactGTGTGGACCTCAAGAAGAACAGCTGCTGCTACGCAAAAGATAATGTAATAATCTaaataaaccaacaaacaaacaacaacaacaacaaggacgttaatgtgtgttaatgtgtgtgttaatgtattattgtgtattgttgtgtgtgtgctgacccCTGTGACACTCCGGCGACCCCACATCCCACCATGGAGCGCAGGAAGATGAACCAACCGTACGACGGAGCGAACGACGTCAGCAGAGAGAAGTAGGCGCTCCACACGAAGCCGCCAAACACCACCTGTAGTACATGTACACGAGAGTACACAAGAATATACACAAGAGTACACACaagaatatacacaaacacacacacagggagccAATCAGTGAACAGTATTAtgttacatatatttataatataaatattaaatataatgcaTAATACTACatccagtatataataatatgttatATAATGTGTACTATTACATCCAGTATATAATACAAAGTTCATGTTTCTGACCTTCCAGCGTCCGTATCTGTCGGCAAGGTATCCTGATAAAACTCCACACACCATGAAGCCAAGAAACACCATCTGAGACACAATACTGCAGTCAGTACTTACAGTACTACGGTGGTACATCAGTACAGTATAACAGTGGTACAGTACTACAGTGGTACATCAGTACAGGACTACTTCGGTatgtatttatcattattatcacttCAGTGAGCATCAGTTCCACCCTGAACAGCAGTCAGAGCTGGTCTAACCACCAGGTGTAACTAGGTCAGGTGTTTACAGGTATTTACAGGTAGTATTTATAGGTATCTACATGTAGTATTTTACAGGTATTTATAGGTGTGTTTAAATCATGACATTAACTCTCTCACAGAGAAACACTGATAAAATgggaacaataaataaaaataactttgttaATAACTGAATCATTTCAGGACCCTCTGATTCATCTCTGGACCTCTTAAAGGGTCCTGACCCACATGTTGGGAAACAGGGAATGAACAGTTATTGATTCATTGAGAAATTAAATATCAATAAGCTGTGACTCACCGTGGAGACGAGAGCGACCTGCCAGTCTTCAAGACGCCACTCACATCGGATCTCTGGAGAAACTACCGCCAGCAGCATGATCTCCATCGCCTCCAcaatctatatataaatatatatacatacattatatacagtatatatatacaactaACCCTAACTACAGCCAGCAGCATGATCTCCATCACCTCCACGatctagatataaatatatatatacattatttacagtatatatatacaccttaCCCTAACTACAGCTAGCAGCACGATCTCCATCGCCTCCAagatctatatataaatatatatatacattatatacagtatatatatatactgtatatacacacctAACCCTAATTACAGCTAGCAGCACGATCTCCATCGCCTCCACGGtctatttataaatatatatacattatatatatatatacacactgtatacatatacagtatatatatatatatatatatatatatatgtgtgtgtgtgtatatatactttGAAAAGCAGGTCAAGACATTTGACAGTTGTTCAAGCCTGTTTTCTACAATTACCAACAATCTCCAAAATAAAATCTTTCCTGTCATTCAGTGATATGGAGAAAGTCATACATGCtttcattttttccagacttgaTTACTGTAACTCCTTGTATTCCTGCCTCAGTCAGAAGCAATTTTCACGACTACAACAGGTTCAGAACTCTGCTGCCAGGCTGCTAATGGGCACTAATAAAAGGGAGCGCATTACACCAGTCCTGGCATCAATGCACTGGCCTCCACTACAAtttagaatacattttaaaattgtattactcacttttaaagcaCAACTTGGTCTGACCCCAGAATACATAATGGATCTCTTAACACCCTATACGCCAGTACGTGGTCTGAGATCATCTGATCAGCTACTTCTTGCTGTTCCCAGGTCCAATTCTGTGACGAGAGGTGATCAGGCTTTTGCTGTAAGGGCTCCCAAACTCTGGAAAGCACTTCCTATAGAGATATGATCATCTAACTCTGgatccacttttaaaaaacttttgaaaacgcaatttttttaggatagcattcctataagtaTAAGACtgggtataaatatatgtatgtatacatccgtttctggacgcatttgtacatttatacacatttatgtatatatagtgtatatttgttttatgaacttgtcctaccattttaccacttatattattattgatatgttctgttttagcagttaccatatttgttttactctatcacagtatatatacatatacatacacctAACCCTAACTACAGCCAACAGCATGATCTCAGGGCGATGAGGGACCCCTCCACTTCCTCTCAGGGTGCAGCATCATCCTGtctgggattctttcacaacaatgaccggctcgctgttcattatcccttacttgtatCATAAAAATGTGTTCATAGAAAGTCAAGGTAAAAGTATATAATTGTGTGTATTGTAGAGAGACGCCACAGCAGTAATAGATTACTTCTATAGGTACAGGTGTACTCACGGCAGCGCTCCCCATGATGAGGAACAGCATGACGTGAAAGACACCGAAGCCGATTGTTTCCACAGCTTCTTCGACAGTGAACGTCTcgtctcctgctgctgctgagcagaAACATGAATTACTAAACGTATTAGTTATGATGCTGCgttcacaacaaacacaaagataaTTTAAACAGTGTGACGGGGATTGTTTCTGTTCATTAGAGTCACGAGGTTTACCTCCACGTAAATCAATgccttataataaaaatatataattattctgactgatattaataataataataatatattttatttggtggcgcctttctAGACACCCGAGGACACCTTACAAGGATAAAATTAAACATGATATTGACAGATAAAGAATAACGGTAACCGTCGATGGATTAACCGTCCAACGTtaaaatattataactttttgtCTCCGAGGCAGAATTTACAGCCTGATGTTCCATACTTCCCTCACACAAGGAGAAGGGTGTTGAAGTTTACAGTAGAATATTAATAAAGCTGCATCCATTACTAGaataattacattaaataaaataataattatttttcagatgtggattatttatttttacatttctttccaACGATGACTGTATTAGTGTAGAGAGTCGTTTATATATAAACCTCAGTGAGGTGGtgctgccacctgctggctgGACGAGGTCTCAGACATTGATCCCTCATCAacttattgattattgatttcaCACTCACCAGTGTTCTTGCTCCCCTCCTGGTCGTCTGAAGGCTTCTCTGCAGGTTTCTCCTCCATTTCCACCTCCTGCAGCTGGATGGCGTTCACCAGCTGAGTCTTCATATAATCACCCATGCTGGACacatatatcattattattattattatactatatatataacatactgtattttatattttatattatatattattattattattattattattatatattatatattattattatactatatataacacaatatatacagtattatatattattattatactatatataacacacagtattaaatattaatattattatactatatataacacaatatatacattattatatattattatattatactatatataacacacagtattatatattattatattatatataacacattattatatattattatactatatataacacacagtattatatatcattatactatatataacacacagtattatatattattattatactatatataacacatagtatgatatattattatactatatataacacactgtattatatattattattattataatactatatactgtatataacacacagtattatatattattatactatatataacacaatatatacagtattatatattattattatactatatataacacacagtattatatattaatattattatactatatataacacaatatatacattattatatattattatattatactatatatgacacacagtattatatattattatattatatataacacatagtatcatatattattattattatactatatataacacaacatatacagtattatatattattattattattatactatatataacacacagtattatatattattatactatatataacacaatatatacagtgttaTTTATAGTgtgatacattattattatacaatatatataaaactggttgttatatattgtatataaaactTGTTGTTATAcattgtataataataataataattaggacTCAACCGGATGAAATGGATATTTAAGTCACATTTTATTGAATAAAAAGCTTGAATATTGTTATTTGATTTAACCAGTATAAAATTAGTATTCAGACTAATGTGTTTctatattcatgttttattattaaactCCATAactcttataataataaaacagatttgTGCTTTTAGAAGCCTCCTGGAGTTATTGTTTCTGTGGGTTTTATTTCACCTTAGGGTTGAGGTTATGTGAAAACCAAACCAGCAGCTCTCAGCTGGTCTCACAACATTCCTCGTTCCTGAGTGGAGATGAAAGCTCCACCAAACTCCGTTCAAAGATTCATCAATTTAATGTCCTCGCTTCACAGAAACATTGACGCAGTAAAAGACCCCGAGGGATGAAGTTGAATATCGGTCATAAACTGTGATTCATTGAAGCAGAAACTGCAGACAGATATCACGGGTTAATATTAGActattattactttaatattaGACTATTATTAGACTACCTGTAGTAACATTAGCTTCATGTCAGCTTCACACTTCCCGCTGTACGTCAACAACAAACTGGTTTCCGGCTGCGTTCAGCTTCATTTAAAGACTTAAAGGTTTTCTTATTAATGAAAGTTAAGTTACTCACACGGTTCTGAACCCTGAAACAGTCTGAAACTGTCTGAAACAGTCTGAAACAGTCTGAAACTGTCTGAAACCGTCTGAACCGGTCTGAAGAGGTCCGCCGGCTCtcttctcttttattctattgtttACCTGTACCTGTAAGCCAGGTGTATCAGGAAGTACCGACTGATACGTCATCGTCACTGGGCAACTggcaggaggagggggaggaggaggaggaggaagaagaagaggaagaggaggaggaggaggaggaagaagaagaagaggaggaagaggaggaggaggaggaggaggaggaagaagaaaaagaggaggaggaggaggaggaggaggaggaagaagaataagaagaagaggaggaggagcatgaggaggaggaagaagaagaag encodes:
- the svopl gene encoding putative transporter SVOPL isoform X4 — its product is MEEKPAEKPSDDQEGSKNTAAAGDETFTVEEAVETIGFGVFHVMLFLIMGSAAIVEAMEIMLLAVVSPEIRCEWRLEDWQVALVSTMVFLGFMVCGVLSGYLADRYGRWKVVFGGFVWSAYFSLLTSFAPSYGWFIFLRSMVGCGVAGVSQGFVLKTEFIPAKYRAILLPLATVFWMFGSMLIIILGMSVVPTLGWRWLIRISVTPSIILIFLFKFIPESARYNVSAGNIQAAVETLQKIAKMNRVSLPAGRLVESEQEQRGNWRILISPAFRRTSFLLWYSWFVASFTYYGSVLGSSELLEKNLLCVTNPDHKHFIKHHHGDVLCYCIPFQLSDYQTLLISSLGEVALVPINICLLNAFGRKMSLTVLQLVASVLFMMLNVCTSMFGFTVLLFLLRSLVSMNFNVVYIYTAEVYPTSVRSLGMGFCTSFSRIGGMIAPFVAQVLMSQSVIMALSPFALSCVICALGNFLLPIETRGRALLQSS
- the svopl gene encoding putative transporter SVOPL isoform X3, which translates into the protein MGDYMKTQLVNAIQLQEVEMEEKPAEKPSDDQEGSKNTAAGDETFTVEEAVETIGFGVFHVMLFLIMGSAAIVEAMEIMLLAVVSPEIRCEWRLEDWQVALVSTMVFLGFMVCGVLSGYLADRYGRWKVVFGGFVWSAYFSLLTSFAPSYGWFIFLRSMVGCGVAGVSQGFVLKTEFIPAKYRAILLPLATVFWMFGSMLIIILGMSVVPTLGWRWLIRISVTPSIILIFLFKFIPESARYNVSAGNIQAAVETLQKIAKMNRVSLPAGRLVESEQEQRGNWRILISPAFRRTSFLLWYSWFVASFTYYGSVLGSSELLEKNLLCVTNPDHKHFIKHHHGDVLCYCIPFQLSDYQTLLISSLGEVALVPINICLLNAFGRKMSLTVLQLVASVLFMMLNVCTSMFGFTVLLFLLRSLVSMNFNVVYIYTAEVYPTSVRSLGMGFCTSFSRIGGMIAPFVAQVLMSQSVIMALSPFALSCVICALGNFLLPIETRGRALLQSS
- the svopl gene encoding putative transporter SVOPL isoform X2; this translates as MTYQSVLPDTPGLQVQVNNRIKEKRAGGPLQTGSDGFRQFQTVSDCFRQFQTVSGFRTVMGDYMKTQLVNAIQLQEVEMEEKPAEKPSDDQEGSKNTAAGDETFTVEEAVETIGFGVFHVMLFLIMGSAAIVEAMEIMLLAVVSPEIRCEWRLEDWQVALVSTMVFLGFMVCGVLSGYLADRYGRWKVVFGGFVWSAYFSLLTSFAPSYGWFIFLRSMVGCGVAGVSQGFVLKTEFIPAKYRAILLPLATVFWMFGSMLIIILGMSVVPTLGWRWLIRISVTPSIILIFLFKFIPESARYNVSAGNIQAAVETLQKIAKMNRVSLPAGRLVESEQEQRGNWRILISPAFRRTSFLLWYSWFVASFTYYGSVLGSSELLEKNLLCVTNPDHKHFIKHHHGDVLCYCIPFQLSDYQTLLISSLGEVALVPINICLLNAFGRKMSLTVLQLVASVLFMMLNVCTSMFGFTVLLFLLRSLVSMNFNVVYIYTAEVYPTSVRSLGMGFCTSFSRIGGMIAPFVAQVLMSQSVIMALSPFALSCVICALGNFLLPIETRGRALLQSS
- the svopl gene encoding putative transporter SVOPL isoform X1 → MTYQSVLPDTPGLQVQVNNRIKEKRAGGPLQTGSDGFRQFQTVSDCFRQFQTVSGFRTVMGDYMKTQLVNAIQLQEVEMEEKPAEKPSDDQEGSKNTAAAGDETFTVEEAVETIGFGVFHVMLFLIMGSAAIVEAMEIMLLAVVSPEIRCEWRLEDWQVALVSTMVFLGFMVCGVLSGYLADRYGRWKVVFGGFVWSAYFSLLTSFAPSYGWFIFLRSMVGCGVAGVSQGFVLKTEFIPAKYRAILLPLATVFWMFGSMLIIILGMSVVPTLGWRWLIRISVTPSIILIFLFKFIPESARYNVSAGNIQAAVETLQKIAKMNRVSLPAGRLVESEQEQRGNWRILISPAFRRTSFLLWYSWFVASFTYYGSVLGSSELLEKNLLCVTNPDHKHFIKHHHGDVLCYCIPFQLSDYQTLLISSLGEVALVPINICLLNAFGRKMSLTVLQLVASVLFMMLNVCTSMFGFTVLLFLLRSLVSMNFNVVYIYTAEVYPTSVRSLGMGFCTSFSRIGGMIAPFVAQVLMSQSVIMALSPFALSCVICALGNFLLPIETRGRALLQSS